One window of Anas platyrhynchos isolate ZD024472 breed Pekin duck chromosome 11, IASCAAS_PekinDuck_T2T, whole genome shotgun sequence genomic DNA carries:
- the PARP16 gene encoding protein mono-ADP-ribosyltransferase PARP16, translating into MPQPGPGEAAGRVREAAGRDPLAADLRCSLFAAALQSYKRDSALRPFPGRYACGDTKDFEALLADTNALPSLKELLESVPNTEKRTWDLFSWILSSKVLMIQSTKKQEYEKIQELTGMSGAAVPAPDFLFEVVYCDQLNTKFAETKGERDLIYAFHGSRLENFHSILHNGLHCHLNRTSLFGEGTYLTSDLSLALLYSPHGLGWQRSALGSILSCVAVCEIIDHPDVKCQVKKKDSEEIDRKRARVKNSEGGDVPQKYFVVTNNQLLRVKYLLVYSQKQHRSPSGQSSWFSTHRFAIMMMLYLLLLMVIGASNSPAFLYYWHRMFDSEG; encoded by the exons ATgccgcagcccggccccggTGAGGCTGCCGGCCGCGTCAgggaggcggcggggagggaCCCGCTGGCCGCCGACCTGCGGTGCAGCCTCTTCGCCGCCGCGCTGCAGAGCTACAAGCGCGACTCGGCGCTCAGGCCCTTCCCCGGCCGCTATGCCTGTGGTGACACCAAGGACTTCGAGGCGCTG CTTGCAGATACCAATGCGCTACCAAGCCTGAAAGAACTTCTAGAGTCTGTtccaaacacagagaaaaggacctgggattTATTTAGTTGGATTTTATCATCTAAGGTCTTAATGATACAAAGTACTAAGAAGCAGGAG TATGAGAAGATACAAGAACTGACAGGGATGTCTggtgctgctgttcctgctccAGACTTCCTATTTGAGGTAGTGTATTGCGATCAGCTGAATACCAAGTTTGCCGAGACCAAGGGTGAGCGGGACCTCATCTATGCCTTTCACGGTAGCCGCCTCGAGAACTTCCATTCCATTCTGCACAACGGCCTGCACTGCCACTTGAACAGG ACGTCCCTGTTCGGTGAAGGTACCTATCTCACCAGTGACCTGAGCCTGGCTCTCCTCTACAGCCCTCATGGTCTCGGTTGGCAGCGAAGCGCGTTGGGCTCTATCCTTAGCTGCGTAGCTGTTTGCGAGATCATCGACCACCCAGATGTAAAGTGCCAGGTGAAAAAGAAAG attcagaagaaatagacagaaaaagagcaagagTGAAAAACAGTGAAGGGGGTGATGTACCACAGAAATACTTTGTCGTCACAAATAATCAGCTTTTACGAGTTAAATACTTACTAGTATATTCACAGAAACAGCATAGGAG CCCTTCAGGTCAATCTTCCTGGTTTTCCACCCACCGTTTTGCCATAATGATGATGCTGTACCTCCTGCTGCTAATGGTGATTGGGGCCAGCAACTCGCCAGCCTTCCTCTACTACTGGCACAGAATGTTTGACTCAGAGGGATGA
- the LOC139998532 gene encoding gonadotropin-releasing hormone II receptor-like, which translates to MSQPRVPPRHLPADGDLNASAARCPQHWVEPRFTQAARVRVAITAVFFLLAACSNAVVLGSLLRKRRKSHVRPLILSLALADLLVTVAVMPLDAVWNVTVQWYGGELSCKLLNFLKLFAMYAAALVLVVISLDRHAAVLRPFARARRRNGLLLRAAWAGSVLLAAPQLFLFHLHTVPGGNFTQCVTHGSFRAQWEETLYNMFTFTTLYITPLSIMIVCYTRIIWEISKQLKVNKGLVRNQNDPISKARMKTLKMTVVIVATFVICWTPYYLLGLWYWFQPAMIHRTPEYINHSFFLFGLLHTCTDPVIYGLYTPSFREDVQLCLRGLETAITRHERHKPASASEKTIKDGAANGRGASGGSNGTTVNTVC; encoded by the exons ATGAGCCAGCCCCGTGTGCCTCCCCGCCACCTCCCCGCGGACGGGGACCTCAACGCCTCGGCCGCTCGCTGCCCCCAGCACTGGGTCGAGCCCCGGTTCACGCAGGCGGCCAGGGTGCGCGTGGCCATCACGGCCGTCTTCTTCTTGCTGGCGGCGTGCAGCAACGCggtggtgctgggcagcctgctgagGAAGCGGAGGAAATCCCACGTGCGGCCGCTCATCCTCAGCCTGGCGCTGGCCGACCTGCTGGTGACGGTGGCGGTGATGCCCCTGGACGCCGTGTGGAACGTGACGGTGCAGTGGTACGGCGGTGAGCTCTCCTGCAAGCTCCTCAACTTCCTCAAGCTCTTCGCCATGTACGCAGCCGCCCTGGTGCTGGTGGTCATCAGCCTGGACCGGCACGCCGCCGTCCTCCGACCCTTCGCCCGTGCCCGGCGCCGCAACGGGCTGCTGCTGCGAGCCGCCTGGGCGGGCAGCGTGCTCCTGGCTGCTCCGCAG CTTTTCCTCTTCCACCTGCACACGGTCCCGGGAGGGAACTTCACCCAGTGCGTTACCCACGGCAGCTTCCGAGCGCAGTGGGAGGAAACCCTCTACAACATGTTCACCTTCACCACCCTCTACATCACCCCCCTGAGCATCATGATCGTTTGCTACACCCGAATCATCTGGGAGATCAGTAAGCAGCTCAAGGTCAACAAAG GTCTGGTAAGAAATCAAAACGACCCCATCTCCAAGGCGCGCATGAAGACCCTCAAGATGACGGTTGTGATCGTCGCCACCTTCGTCATCTGCTGGACCCCGTACTACCTGCTGGGCTTGTGGTACTGGTTCCAGCCTGCCATGATCCACAGGACGCCCGAGTACATCAACCACAGCTTCTTTCTCTTCGGCTTGCTGCACACGTGCACCGACCCGGTGATTTACGGGCTGTACACCCCCTCGTTTCGGGAGGACGTGCAGCTGTGCCTCAGGGGCCTCGAAACGGCGATCACCAGGCACGAGAGACACAAACCTGCCTCAGCCTCGGAGAAAACCATCAAGGATGGGGCTGCAAATGGAAGGGGGGCTTCAGGGGGCTCCAACGGGACGACTGTCAACACAGTGTGCTGA
- the CILP gene encoding cartilage intermediate layer protein 1: MVTARGWLLLLLLLLGASAGLGQRLLRQNLGRIQIGQKTFSPLVMLSLESTRSSSRRGAPTFAYARHSPLVQDSKRFLSPWSKWSECSAKCGQTGVQKRTRSCLAERLWGVHCNEATEEGRLCVGHVCSACNITCPMGRVNADCDACMCEDVTLHGKVSLEDGSPAADARVYLQAKKLKLLTTADNKGTFRIPGVCPDGKNTLKIKKAKYATAAVTVPETNRRNLALQVRLQRSGKPYIVKSPDDKARRVGQSVALCCDAVGTPAPDRYLWYHNGSLLDPSIYKYKNNLVLKNLNRGQAGEYFCKASSDGGSAKSQSAKLSVIGRQEAACNPQPQSHLIRLPHDCFQKATNSFYYDVGKCPAKTCVGKLDKGLRCKDNVAYCCGAAKMETREISCDGYTLPTKVTVECGCKKCTETRITVRGRATAADNGEPLRFGHIYMGNKRVSMTGYKGTFSIPIPADTERLVLTFVDRLQKFVNTTKVLPFKENGGAVFHEIKLLRKKAPVTLESTETNVISLGEMEDDDPIAELEIPPDSFYRKNGELYRGKVKASVTFLDPRNISAAPVTQSDLNFVDEEGDVFPLRTYGMFSVDFTDERGTESLNAEEVKVHLDAAQIKMPEHLQEMKLWSLNPETGLWEEEGDFNLEKSRRRKREERTFLVGNMEIKERRLFNLDVPESRRCYVKVRAYRSERFLPSEQIQGVVISVINTEPEPGFSSNPRAWGRFDSVVTGPNGACVPAFCDEQNPEAYAAYILASLGGEELEAVASAPKLNPNAIGVPQPYLNKLNYRRTDHEDSNTKKTAFSINMAKPSPNSADENNGPIYAYENLKECEEAPYSAAHFRFYRIEGDRYDYNTVPFSEDDLMSWTDDYLAWWPKPMEFRACYIKVKINGPQEVNIRSRNMGGTHPRTIGKLYGIRDVRSIRDSEQRDVSAACLEFKCSGMLFDQDRVDRTLVKVVPQGSCRRESVNSMLHEYLVNHLPMATNNDSSEYTMLAPLDPLGHNYGIYTVTDQDPRIAKEIALGRCFDGTSDGTSRIMKSDIGVALTFTCSERSAAEQSIFEAQRNSGQQSIVVPPPPRESPAFQRPLGSRQIPQSRVPMRGQRPSPY; encoded by the exons ATGGTCACTGCGAGAggatggctgctgctgctgctgctcctcctgggagCCTCGGCTGGTCTAG GTCAAAGGCTTCTGAGGCAAAACCTCGGCAGGATCCAGATAGGACAGAAAACCTTCAGCCCGCTGGTGATGCTCAGCTTAGAGA GTACGAGGAGCAGCTCTCGCCGGGGAGCCCCGACCTTCGCCTACGCCAGACACA GTCCGCTGGTGCAAGACTCGAAAAGGTTTTTGTCTCCGTGGTCCAAATGGAGCGAGTGCTCGGCAAAGTGTGGCCAAACCGGTGTGCAGAAGCGTACCAGATCCTGCCTAGCTGAGCGCCTCTGGGGCGTGCACTGTAACGAAGCAACCGAGGAAGGGCGGCTCTGCGTCGGACACGTTTGCTCAG CCTGTAACATCACCTGCCCCATGGGCCGGGTGAACGCCGACTGCGACGCCTGCATGTGTGAGGATGTCACCCTGCATGGAAAGGTTTCCCTCGAGGATGGCTCGCCCGCTGCCGATGCCCGGGTCTACCTGCAAGCCAAGAAACTCAAGCTGTTGACGACAGCCGACAACAAGGGCACTTTTAGGATCCCCGGGGTCTGTCCCGATGGCAAAAACACCCTCAAAATAAAGAAAGCCAAATACGCCACGGCTGCTGTCACCGTGCCCGAGACCAACAGAAGAAACCTGGCGCTCCAAGTGCGGCTGCAAAGATCAG GCAAACCCTACATCGTCAAGAGTCCCGACGACAAGGCGAGGAGAGTGGGGCAGAGCGTGGCACTCTGCTGTGATGCCGTGGGGACTCCAGCCCCCGACCGCTACCTCTG GTACCACAACGGCTCACTGCTGGATCCCTccatatacaaatataaaaacaaccTCGTTCTGAAGAACCTCAACAGAGGCCAGGCGGGAGAGTATttctgcaaggccagcagcgaTGGGGGTTCAGCAAAGTCCCAGTCTGCCAAGCTTTCTGTAATAG GAAGGCAAGAGGCAGCCTGcaacccccagccccaaagccacctcATCCGTCTTCCCCACGACTGTTTCCAGAAGGCAACCAATTCGTTCTACTATGACGTGGGCAAATGCCCAGCGAAGACCTGCGTTGGGAAGCTGGATAAAGGACTGCGGTGTAAGGACAACGTTGCCTACTGCTGCGGGGCAGCCAAGATGGAAACGAGAGAGATCTCGTGCGATGGGTACACGCTGCCCACCAAGGTCACCGTAGAATGCGGCTGCAAGAAATGCACCGAGACCAGAATAACTGTTCGAGGCAGGGCCACGGCTGCAGATAACGGCGAGCCGCTGAGATTTGGCCACATCTACATGGGGAACAAGAGAGTGAGCATGACCGGCTACAAGGGAAccttctccatccccatccccgcgGACACCGAGAGGCTGGTTCTGACTTTCGTGGATCGGCTGCAGAAGTTCGTGAACACAACGAAGGTTCTGCCCTTCAAGGAAAACGGAGGCGCTGTGTTTCACGAGATTAAGTTACTCAGAAAGAAAGCCCCTGTTACGCTGGAATCCACTGAAACCAACGTGATTTCTTTGGGAGAAATGGAAGACGATGATCCGATTGCCGAATTAGAAATTCCTCCTGACTCGTTTTACAGGAAGAACGGAGAACTTTACAGAGGCAAAGTGAAAGCCAGCGTGACGTTTCTGGACCCAAGAAACATCTCAGCAGCTCCTGTGACACAAAGCGACCTGAATTTTGTAGATGAGGAGGGAGACGTGTTCCCGCTCCGCACGTACGGCATGTTTTCCGTGGACTTCACCGATGAACGGGGCACCGAGTCCCTTAACGCAGAGGAGGTGAAGGTTCATTTGGATGCTGCTCAGATCAAAATGCCCGAGCACCTGCAAGAGATGAAGCTTTGGTCGCTGAACCCCGAGACAGGATTATGGGAGGAAGAAGGGGACTTCAACCTGGAGAAAAGCAGGCGGCgcaaaagagaggagagaacctTTCTGGTGGGAAACATGGAGATCAAAGAACGGCGGCTTTTCAACCTGGACGTCCCAGAGAGCAGGCGGTGCTACGTCAAAGTGCGAGCGTACCGAAGTGAGAGATTTCTGCCAAGTGAGCAGATCCAAGGGGTAGTGATTTCTGTTATAAACACGGAGCCAGAACCAGGATTCTCCTCCAACCCCAGGGCGTGGGGTCGTTTCGACAGCGTGGTCACTGGTCCCAACGGCGCCTGCGTGCCAGCTTTCTGCGACGAGCAAAACCCAGAGGCCTATGCAGCTTATATTTTGGCAAGCTTGGGGGGTGAAGAGCTTGAAGCCGTGGCCTCCGCTCCCAAACTTAACCCCAATGCTATTGGGGTCCCACAGCCATATCTCAACAAGCTCAACTACAGGAGAACAGACCACGAGGACTCGAACACCAAGAAAACCGCTTTCAGCATTAACATGGCCAAGCCGAGCCCCAATTCCGCCGATGAGAACAACGGCCCTATTTATGCCTACGAAAACCTAAAAGAATGCGAGGAAGCTCCATACAGCGCCGCCCACTTCAGGTTTTACAGGATAGAGGGAGACCGGTACGACTACAACACCGTCCCCTTCAGCGAGGACGACCTCATGAGCTGGACCGACGACTACCTGGCGTGGTGGCCTAAGCCCATGGAATTCAGGGCCTGCTACATTAAAGTGAAAATTAACGGGCCCCAGGAAGTCAACATCAGGTCTCGCAACATGGGCGGGACGCATCCACGGACCATCGGCAAGCTCTACGGCATCAGGGACGTGCGCAGCATCCGTGACTCGGAGCAGCGGGACGTGTCGGCGGCCTGCCTGGAGTTCAAGTGCAGCGGGATGCTCTTCGACCAGGACCGCGTGGACCGCACGCTCGTCAAGGTTGTCCCCCAGGGGAGCTGCCGCCGCGAGAGCGTGAACAGCATGCTCCACGAGTACCTGGTGAACCACCTCCCCATGGCCACCAACAACGATTCCAGTGAGTACACGATGCTGGCGCCTCTCGACCCGCTGGGGCACAACTACGGCATCTACACCGTCACCGACCAGGACCCGAGGATTGCCAAGGAGATCGCTCTGGGCAGGTGTTTCGATGGCACGTCCGACGGCACCTCCAGAATCATGAAGAGCGATATCGGCGTTGCGTTGACTTTCACCTGTTCGGAGAGGAGCGCAGCCGAGCAAAGCATCTTCGAGGCCCAGAGGAACTCGGGCCAGCAGTCCATAGTGGTGCCACCGCCCCCGAGGGAGAGTCCCGCGTTTCAAAGGCCGCTGGGGAGCCGCCAAATCCCCCAAAGCAGGGTCCCGATGAGAGGTCAACGGCCTTCCCCGTACTAG